The following is a genomic window from Butyricimonas faecihominis.
TATATAAAAATCTAAAACGCCAAGGGCTTGGCGAGAAAGCCATCCTCGCAGCCATGAACGAGAAAAAGCCCATGACTATTTATAGTACATACCAAGGAGAAACCGAAATGCAAATGTCTTCCATTGATTCCATTAAACACTATCTAAAGATTCTTCAACCCGGTATGATAGCAGTAGAACCCCAATCCGGAAAAATAAAAGTATGGATCGGGGGACTTGATTTCAAATATTTCCAATATGACCAAGTGCTGGCTCCCCGCCAAGTCGGTTCCGTGTTCAAACCGGTCGTTTACAGTGCTGCCATTGAACATGGAGCCCGTGTAGACGCCTATTATAATAATGAACAAAAAAGTTACCCGGAGTACGACAACTGGACGCCCCGAAATTCAAACAACCAGTACGGTGGTTACTACACGCTGAAAGGGGCTCTAAGTCAATCCATCAACACGATTGCCGTCCAAGTTCTCCTACAAACAGGAATCGACGCCACGATAGAACACGCTCATCGGCTAGGAATACAAAGTGACCTGCCTGCAGTTCCCTCCATTGCCCTAGGAGCTGCCAATATTCCTCTTCGGGAAATGATTCTCCCCTACTTGTGCTATGCAAACAATGGCGTATCGACAACGCCCTATTATCTGCTTTCCATAAAAGACCGGGACGGACGCATTCTTTACGAGTCCGAACCACCACGCAGGGAACGGGTGATCCCGGCAGAGCAGGCTCATACCATGTCTTCCATGCTTTCCGCTGTTATTCAAGAAGGAACAGGGAAAAGACTGATCAACAACTACGGGTTGAACATACCCCTAGCCGGAAAAACCGGGACAACCCAGAATCAAGCCGATGGCTGGTTTATTGGTTATAATCCTCGTATCGTAGTGGGCGTAAGAGTCGGGGCCAACAATTCTCGTGTACATTTCAACTCAACCGCACTAGGACAAGGTGCCAACATGGCACTTCCCATCTTCGGGTTGTTCATGCAGGAATGTCTGCAAAGTAACACTTACGCCTATTGGTCCGGTCTGTCCTTCCCGGTCCCACCCACGGATACACAAAAAGAACTGGAAGTCCCCACGTTCAAGGATAATATAAACCTGTTGGAAAGATTAACCAACCAAAAACTGGAAAAAGTAAAGAAACAAGATACAGAAAAAGATACCGATACTCCCAAGAAAAAAGGTTTCTTCCGGAAAATCGGGGACCTGTTCAAGAAAAAAGATAAAAAATAATTCACCATGAAAACAATAAACAAGACATCCCTGCTCCTTGCCCTTATTATACTGGCTATTGCTTTCAGTATCATATCCATGATTGCAGCCCCAGCTGAAATACGTTACTCATGGCACGGGCTGAACCCGTGGAATACTATTCAGGCTGTTCCACTTATGTTCAAACGATTCCTTAAAATGGACGATTGGATTATCTATTCCCTATCCGTGTTAATCATCGCTTACCTCTGGTGGAGAATCTATGCACTCGTAAATAAATTCAGAAGATCATAAACCCTTTATTCTTTTACCCCGTACACACTCTGGGATATACGTTTCACAGCGACCACGAAGAAACCTGTTAAAACGAGATTAAGTACTAAACTTAAAATGGAGATAATCAACGCAGGACCTCCTAACTGGTACCCCATGGCAATCACGATAATTCCAGCACCGACTTCTCCCCTCGTGAACATACCGATCGAAAGCGCCAAACGCTCCTGAATCTTCCGGTCACGATAGAAGAATAGCGGAAACATCTTCCCAAGATTCGAAAGAATCGTTACCACAATTACATGGAAGATCAGCATCCCCCATCCGGGCATCCCGTCTCCCCCAGTCTCCAAACCGATAAAGATAGGCGTACTCAACCCGACCAAAAACATAAACAGGTACGAGATAAAACTAGAGGCTCTTTCTTCCTCTTGCGAATGATTATGCACGGTTTTCATCACCATTCCCAACACGAATGCCGGTAACAGGACTTCAATATGAATTGCTCCATCTTGTCCCATAAAAGCTTTCGAGATCAGGTACACGCTTTCGAATGCCGCCACGATACATACGGAATAGAGCAGAATAGCTCTCCAAGATTGCGGCAAGTTCAGCGAACTCAACCGTTTCCATCCGAAAATCAAAAGGATACAAACCACCAGAATAATAACAAACAGTTGCCACTTGAAACCGATCATCAATATCTGCAACGGAATCATCAACAAAATCGTGTCCAAGTCATCGAATATAGCAAGCACCTGCGTCTTCTTGTAAATCCACTCCTTTTTCAGCCCGGCAGCGGCGAGCATCGTGAAAAGAATCCCTGCGGACGTAGGAGCCGCAAACCGGCTGATCAGCAAATTATTCTCCCACGACAATCCCGTATCCAGAAAAAAGATATAATAACAGGCTATCAAGAGCCAAGGTACGGCAGCCGTCGCCATGGCAATAAAATAATCCGTCGTGTACGAACGCCATTTTACCTTATCCAGCTCGAATTCCCTCCCTACATTAATCATGATAAAAGCAAGACAAATAAACATCAGCCATTTGCTTATTGATGCTAGAGTTCCATACGCACTCCCTAACGCCGAAGGAAGTATTTGAGAAAAAAATAAGCCACAAAGTAAGAAAATAGAAAATAAAAAAACTTTCTTCATCCCCATCAAAATTAATTTGCCACAAAGATAGGGATTTTCAGGCGATTTTCGATCGTTATTTAAAATGAATCTAGTTAAAAAATGTATATCAAAAACCTTGATCTACTCGTATTTAATCGCATCGGGTTTATAAACACGGTAATCATAAAATCCACTTTTCCGACGACTCGACACGTTCACCTCTATACTATGAATATCGGGTGGTCCTTTGGGGTAAAAAGCAAAACGAATACTTACATTCTTGAGAATCAAGTTATCATTTCGTAGATTCAGACTAACACCGATTCCCCAGTACGATTGACTATTCAACAAATTCTTCTCATCCCGGGCCAACACCCCCCAATCCACAAACCCGGTAACCGATGCCCGAAACCCTCTTTTAATGTAAGGCAGGAACAACGTTGCGGACATGGAGGCGGAAAGTCGTTGTGTCCCACGAGTGGTATCGGAATCAAATCCCCGGATATTAGCATCCTCGAAATAAATATAGTCATCCGGATTCCTCTTGATTCCCAACACGTAATCCACGTTACTATAAAAACGTAACCGGTGCCGGGACAGATCGTACAAACGACTGATATACTGACTACCGACCTTAAACACGCCACTCTCGGCCGTGTAACCATTCAGAAAAGTACCCAAAGCCGCGTACCAAGCATAGTACCTCTCCGTGTATTTATTAAACCATGAATAATGCCATTCTGTTCCCAAGTACCCGTACTCCGTGAAATCACTCTTCTCATACCCGAAAAGCAACGTCCCCGATAATCCCGATGGAATATCCTCTGTTCGCCCGAAATCATAGATCAAGTTTGCCTTGAAATACTTGATTTTGGTAAACGTCAAAGCTCCCATGATCCGGTCACGGTCGTAATAGAAATGATTGGAATCACTCGACACTTCCGGACGATCGACAAAACTAGTACCCGTGTAACGTCCCGTCAGGTAAAATATCCGGTTATAACTATACTTTTCCGGCAAATAAAAAGAAGTTCCTCCCCAGAAGTCCCACAACCGGTAATTAAACAATTCCACGGGCTTGTTAATATCCCGGTCAACCAATGTTTTCGAGGAATATACCCGACTGTATGCGGCACCTCCGGCCCATTTTGTCTTGTACGTCAAGAACTCTTTATCCAGTTCCACCCGTAAAATATCCTGATTATAGGAATTCTCGTACATCCCGTAAAAGTCCATGTGAGACCCTAGAAGATTACTGGCCTTATACTCGATCAGGTTTCCCCATTTTTTATCTTTACTTCCCCGAAAACTAGCCTGATAGTGTAAACTATGCCCCAGTTTAAACAAGTTTTTTGTTTCTAGCCCCAAGTCAACCGCATTCAAGAAGTTACTCCACACCTCCCCCGTCCATGAAAATTCATCCTTGCAAATAATCATCAGATCAACTTGATTCGTGTCACTCTGTACCTCTTGTATGCCAATCAGCGCATCATCCACGTTCGACATTGCTTTCAGTAACTGTTCATTCTGTACCAGCTCGAAAGGGTCGACTATCATCCCCGGCCTCACGGTCAATTGCTTTTTTATCACCCGTTCGGCCGATTTCTGGTGAACGGAATTTGCCACGCTTAAAAGCCATTGTAAACTGTCCTGCAAGGGCGTCGTGTCGTTAACACTCGTTCCGAAAGGAGGTAAAACCTTCACGTGAATATCACGGATCGTCTTTCCCCGGTAGGGCTTGTAACGATCCTCACTATTTTCCGTTTGAACAATATCAATGTTAATTTTTCGGGGATTCACGAAGATCATCTTGTACAACTCTTTCGTCCACTTCCGTCGATAAGCGACCTCCTTGATCTTGGAAAACTCATACTGGAGTGTATCCCGAATTAAACTATCCGGTAAGAAAACCACGTCATTTTGTTTCAGTGTATCAGGTAGCTTTATAAATTCATACTCGTTATTCCCACGCACGTCGAATGATAAGGGCCTTGCATTTGCTTGACTTTCCACGAGTAATACCCATGCCAGCATCCATATCATACAACGAATAATCACACGCTTCTTTTCCAATAAAATTACTCCTCTAACACTAACGTTTTCAATCGGTCAGACATCCAAACCTCACGTTCTCCCTGTTTATTTTGATAAATAAAACAAGCCTCGATATGAGGATTATCCAACACTATTTTTTTAGATTCTTCAGTTCCCAACACCATAAACGCTGTCGCGTAAGCATCTGCCTCCATACAAGTCGGAGCGTACACGGAAGCACCTAGTATATCTTGTTGGACAGGATAACCGGTCCTAGGGTTTATTGTGTGAGAATATTTTTTTCCATCCACCACGTAAAAACGACGATAATTTCCGGAAGTCGCCAACGCCCCTTCCCGCAAAGCCAGCACAAGCTGCAACTCCCTGTTTGCAGCCGTCGCATCGTCAATCGGCTTGTCTACACCGATATGCCACGGGCGCCGTTTATTACTTTCCCCTTTCACGCGGATTTCACCGCCGATCTCTATCATGTAATTTTGTACTCCTTTACGGTCAAAAAACTCGGCCACGAGATCCACTCCCAACCCTTTGGCAATGGAACTGGCATCCATCTGTACCCCCTCGACTAGCTTCACTAACCGCTCCCCTTCCAACTGCACCTTATCCATTCCCACGTATTGCAACAAAGAATCGATCTTCTCGTCCGAAGGCAACTTCTCGTTTTTAAAACCGAATCCCCAAGCGTTCACCAACGGGGCCACTGTCACGTCAAAGGCTCCACCCGTCACCTCGTTCACCTCTCTAGCCTTCTCGTACATAGCAACGAAAAGCGAATCTACCTGTTCACTCTCACCCCGGTTCCACTGGGCAATCACCGAATTCTTGTTAAACATTGACAAGGACCGATTTACCCGCTCCATCTCCTGCCGGATCTCCACCGCATAATCCATTTCACTCTGGTACGACACGTGGTAAACTGTACCATACACGCTACCTTCCGAGAACCGGTACACATTACGCTGACATCCCATCACCAACACCAGCCCGCAAATAATAATCCCCAACTTTTTCATACACTTTTCTAAAAATAATATCCCAAGTTAAAATAAAAGCCCAGTTTCTTTGACCAATCCGAGAGACTGAACATGAAATCAATCGGTCCCACGATACTATCGTAAGAATACCCGACACCCCCGCCCCAAATATCATCACCTCCAAATATATCAAAGAAATTAGCCTCCTGTTTCGCATAATTCCCGGCTAGAGAAATATAATGGTTACGACCAATATTATACCTCACCTTGACTTTTGCCACCACAACCGAATTATCGAATATCTCCAGATGCTGAATTCCCAAGAAAGGCAATTGTTGATCGACATACCTCCCGGCAACATCCCCTCCCATACAATTCAAATAGGGATAGGGAACATCATGCCCCACCAGCACTCGCCCGTAAATAGACGGAATAAACTTCACCCGGCGGGTGATGGACAGCACGGACTCGAAATCCAACCCGATAGCTGAGAACGGTGCCCCGTCATTATAGGTGATCAAATTATCCGTGTACAAGGAATAATCCACTTTCAGCGACATTCCCCGTGTCGGGTAATAGCGTTTATCAAAGGTTTCCAAATGTGCCAGCCCGTAATAACTAAAGAACCCTTCCGGTTTCACCGAAATATTATGATCTTTGTCCGAGAAGAGGAACGACTCGTAATTATAATACTCGTAACGAACCCCCAGCTGCAATTTAAAGTTACGGAAATAAATATCAGAACCTCCAAGGTTTACCCGATGAACCCCGTAATCCACGTTATCCGTTTTCTTTCCCTTGGTATAAATATCCAAGTTATTATACTTGAACATATACTCCAATTCAAAACGCCGCAGGAAAGTATTGCCCAGTGAATAATTCAACTTCACGTAAGGATTCATGCTTAAACGTCCGGTCAGAGAAAGCCGCGAACCTCTCAAATCCTTGTGAGTAAGCGTGGTATTCAATAAAATAGCCGCCATTTCTTCTGAATCAAACCGGAAACCAAGGTTCAAAGAACTCATAGGCTTTTGTTTTAGTATCAATTCCAAATCGTACACTGGGCCACCACTAAGCTTGTAACTCACGCTCGAAAATGCCCCGATCCCGTACAATTCGGCAATTGCCTCGTGCAGATCGCTCAACGTGATCCGGCTATAATCCTTTATCCGTATCTTTTTCCGTAACCATTTCTCATCCCGTTCATCAATTCCTGACAGATGCACGTGTTCCACCATGATCGTATCATTCTCGATAATTATATCTTCAGATATTTTTTTCGGTTGAAAACTTTCTGTAAGTCCCAGCTCTTTTTTCAATTGCATCAATTCATCCCATTGACTCCGAGCCACGTCCTCACCCCGCATGATCAGCGTGTCAATAGCGCTTGACGAAAAACTGGCGGCCGAATAAGGTGTAACATCCGGTTTGATATAGATGTTTACCATCTTTTTATTTTCCTCGTACTTCTGGATACCTAAAAAAGAGGTCATCTGGTCAAGAATCCCCATCACGGATTCTAGCCCGGATGCATCTTTCAGTTCCGCCTGCACGTCTACCCCGATAATTATATCGGCTCCCATTGCTTTAGCCAGATCCACCGGAAAATTATTGGAGATTCCCCCGTCCACCAGTACCATACCATTTTTCCGCACGGGAGCGAAAGCCCCCGGAATCGCCATACTCGCACGCATGGCCAGCGGTAACACGCCGCGGTCCTGAACAACCTCCTTACCATCCACCAAATTACTCGCCACGCAGGCAAAAGGGATAGGCAATTTCTTAAAATCCAACGAATCATGGTAACCGATTGTCAGATCCGAGAACAGGTTGTAAATATTCTGCCCACTGATGAATCCCGATGGAATTTTGATCTCCCGGTTATTCTTTATCGGCACGGAAACCAGATACTTTTCCGTTTCCTCCTTCTCCGAGAAAGGGAGATTATAACGATATACTTTATCACTCAACAAAAACGTCCAGTTCTGTCTTCTCACCAAACTATCCATCGTGTGCGCATCGTACCCGATCGCGTACAACGCCCCGACGAGAGACCCCATACTCGTCCCTGCAATATAATCAATCGGAATCCCAGCTTCCTCCAACACCTTCAACACTCCAATATGTGCCACGCCTTTCGCACCCCCACCACTCAGCACCAACCCAACCTTTTTCCGTTGACCTTGAACATCCAATATAATAAATAAAACAAGAAGAAACACCAAAATTCGTTTCATACATTCCAGAATTTAAATTTAAGAGGTTAGATCAAAAAAGATACCATTCTTCTCGCTCTAAACTTCCCAAAAATACAAATTTC
Proteins encoded in this region:
- a CDS encoding transglycosylase domain-containing protein, with amino-acid sequence MNKKKTTTRKKATKKKQSIFARVFKTILLSALLGAILVGLFVCCVYYGMWGKIPDYRDLREIRNNEASSLYSEDGELLGKYYVENRTNVMFGSISRNAINALIATEDVRFYEHHGFDKVSMLRVLFKTLLLGDKSSGGGSTISQQLAKNLYPRQYNNRFMIPVIKIKEIITAHRLEKLYTKDEILTLYLNTVSFGEGTFGIESAAQKYFSTTATRLSVPEAATLIGLLKGPSYYNPRVHPDRTLQRRNTVIAQMVKYDYLTEEEGEELKKEKLRLRFKPLNHYSGLAPYLREQIRQDAVKLIAEFNEANSTNYDLYKDGLKLVTTIDAEMQRYAEKAMQQHMKSLQHAFYTHLGKQEPWDKEKNLLDNAIRESEVYKNLKRQGLGEKAILAAMNEKKPMTIYSTYQGETEMQMSSIDSIKHYLKILQPGMIAVEPQSGKIKVWIGGLDFKYFQYDQVLAPRQVGSVFKPVVYSAAIEHGARVDAYYNNEQKSYPEYDNWTPRNSNNQYGGYYTLKGALSQSINTIAVQVLLQTGIDATIEHAHRLGIQSDLPAVPSIALGAANIPLREMILPYLCYANNGVSTTPYYLLSIKDRDGRILYESEPPRRERVIPAEQAHTMSSMLSAVIQEGTGKRLINNYGLNIPLAGKTGTTQNQADGWFIGYNPRIVVGVRVGANNSRVHFNSTALGQGANMALPIFGLFMQECLQSNTYAYWSGLSFPVPPTDTQKELEVPTFKDNINLLERLTNQKLEKVKKQDTEKDTDTPKKKGFFRKIGDLFKKKDKK
- a CDS encoding cation:proton antiporter, with the translated sequence MKKVFLFSIFLLCGLFFSQILPSALGSAYGTLASISKWLMFICLAFIMINVGREFELDKVKWRSYTTDYFIAMATAAVPWLLIACYYIFFLDTGLSWENNLLISRFAAPTSAGILFTMLAAAGLKKEWIYKKTQVLAIFDDLDTILLMIPLQILMIGFKWQLFVIILVVCILLIFGWKRLSSLNLPQSWRAILLYSVCIVAAFESVYLISKAFMGQDGAIHIEVLLPAFVLGMVMKTVHNHSQEEERASSFISYLFMFLVGLSTPIFIGLETGGDGMPGWGMLIFHVIVVTILSNLGKMFPLFFYRDRKIQERLALSIGMFTRGEVGAGIIVIAMGYQLGGPALIISILSLVLNLVLTGFFVVAVKRISQSVYGVKE
- a CDS encoding FAD:protein FMN transferase; the encoded protein is MKKLGIIICGLVLVMGCQRNVYRFSEGSVYGTVYHVSYQSEMDYAVEIRQEMERVNRSLSMFNKNSVIAQWNRGESEQVDSLFVAMYEKAREVNEVTGGAFDVTVAPLVNAWGFGFKNEKLPSDEKIDSLLQYVGMDKVQLEGERLVKLVEGVQMDASSIAKGLGVDLVAEFFDRKGVQNYMIEIGGEIRVKGESNKRRPWHIGVDKPIDDATAANRELQLVLALREGALATSGNYRRFYVVDGKKYSHTINPRTGYPVQQDILGASVYAPTCMEADAYATAFMVLGTEESKKIVLDNPHIEACFIYQNKQGEREVWMSDRLKTLVLEE
- a CDS encoding patatin-like phospholipase family protein — translated: MKRILVFLLVLFIILDVQGQRKKVGLVLSGGGAKGVAHIGVLKVLEEAGIPIDYIAGTSMGSLVGALYAIGYDAHTMDSLVRRQNWTFLLSDKVYRYNLPFSEKEETEKYLVSVPIKNNREIKIPSGFISGQNIYNLFSDLTIGYHDSLDFKKLPIPFACVASNLVDGKEVVQDRGVLPLAMRASMAIPGAFAPVRKNGMVLVDGGISNNFPVDLAKAMGADIIIGVDVQAELKDASGLESVMGILDQMTSFLGIQKYEENKKMVNIYIKPDVTPYSAASFSSSAIDTLIMRGEDVARSQWDELMQLKKELGLTESFQPKKISEDIIIENDTIMVEHVHLSGIDERDEKWLRKKIRIKDYSRITLSDLHEAIAELYGIGAFSSVSYKLSGGPVYDLELILKQKPMSSLNLGFRFDSEEMAAILLNTTLTHKDLRGSRLSLTGRLSMNPYVKLNYSLGNTFLRRFELEYMFKYNNLDIYTKGKKTDNVDYGVHRVNLGGSDIYFRNFKLQLGVRYEYYNYESFLFSDKDHNISVKPEGFFSYYGLAHLETFDKRYYPTRGMSLKVDYSLYTDNLITYNDGAPFSAIGLDFESVLSITRRVKFIPSIYGRVLVGHDVPYPYLNCMGGDVAGRYVDQQLPFLGIQHLEIFDNSVVVAKVKVRYNIGRNHYISLAGNYAKQEANFFDIFGGDDIWGGGVGYSYDSIVGPIDFMFSLSDWSKKLGFYFNLGYYF